From one Leptospira licerasiae serovar Varillal str. VAR 010 genomic stretch:
- the cysT gene encoding sulfate ABC transporter permease subunit CysT has translation MKLIFRPYSKTSFGLSLGLTVFYLSFLVIIPLSALFFKTATLGLSGLWEVFSEHRIQQALLLSFGAGSVAAVINLFVGFLFAWVLVRYDFPGKKILDSLVDLPFTLPTAVAGIALTTIYAPNGFIGKYFEAYGIKIAYTPIGIVIALVFIGFPFVVRTVQPILEDLPKELEESAYCLGASRFQTFTKVILPELVPSLLAGTSMAFARGIGEYGSVVFISGNLPGKTEILPLLIVTKLEQYEYAKATGIAVLMLVLSFTIMFGINYLQNRASRRLG, from the coding sequence TTGAAACTGATTTTTCGTCCTTATTCTAAAACAAGTTTTGGTCTGTCCTTAGGACTTACTGTCTTCTACCTTAGCTTTCTTGTTATTATTCCGTTATCCGCGTTATTTTTTAAAACTGCGACCTTGGGGCTTTCCGGGCTTTGGGAAGTTTTTTCGGAGCATCGGATCCAACAGGCGCTGCTCTTAAGTTTCGGTGCCGGAAGTGTTGCTGCGGTAATCAATCTATTCGTCGGTTTTTTATTCGCTTGGGTTTTGGTGAGATATGATTTCCCCGGTAAAAAGATCTTAGATTCTCTAGTGGATCTTCCATTCACACTCCCTACGGCGGTGGCGGGTATAGCTCTCACCACCATTTATGCACCCAACGGTTTTATAGGAAAGTATTTCGAAGCGTATGGGATCAAGATAGCTTACACTCCGATCGGGATTGTTATCGCTTTAGTCTTCATTGGATTTCCATTCGTAGTCAGAACTGTTCAACCCATCCTAGAAGATCTTCCCAAAGAATTGGAAGAAAGCGCTTATTGTTTAGGAGCAAGCAGGTTCCAAACGTTCACGAAAGTTATCTTACCTGAATTGGTGCCTTCCCTACTTGCCGGAACCAGTATGGCTTTCGCGAGAGGCATCGGAGAATACGGCTCAGTCGTTTTTATTTCAGGAAACCTTCCCGGAAAGACCGAGATCCTTCCGTTACTCATAGTTACCAAACTAGAACAATACGAATATGCAAAGGCAACCGGAATCGCTGTTTTAATGTTGGTACTCTCCTTTACGATCATGTTTGGGATCAATTATCTGCAAAACAGAGCCTCTAGGAGATTAGGATGA
- a CDS encoding S1C family serine protease — translation MVLLTNTSAEFISSLGYDPHPKDCSEPNEAEILDAYSKSVIHAVDSVGPSVVHLQVTNKKGEGGSGSGFFLTPDGFIATNSHVVDGAVSIKANLADGSSKEAELVGNDPHTDVAVLKVHGGLFPHSTFTDSKKLKVGQLVVAIGNPYGFESTVTAGVVSAVGRTLRSRNGRLIDNVIQTDAALNPGNSGGPLVDFQGRVVGINTAIILPAQGICFAVASNTAEYVITRLITSGAVKRGYLGIAGQNQKIPTLTKTLNKLGSDSGILVLSLEPGSPADRAGIRNGDLIINLDDKEIHTIDDLHKILDETSIGRKLGIRLLREGSIRSFFIEPGELK, via the coding sequence ATGGTACTACTTACAAATACAAGCGCAGAATTTATTTCTTCTTTAGGATATGATCCACATCCTAAAGATTGTTCCGAGCCAAACGAAGCGGAAATTTTAGATGCCTATTCCAAATCCGTGATACATGCAGTCGACTCTGTCGGCCCAAGCGTAGTCCATCTACAAGTGACAAACAAAAAAGGAGAAGGTGGAAGCGGTTCCGGATTCTTCCTTACACCGGACGGATTTATAGCTACAAATAGCCATGTGGTAGACGGTGCAGTTAGCATTAAGGCGAACCTTGCAGACGGTTCCAGCAAAGAAGCGGAACTGGTAGGAAACGATCCTCATACCGATGTTGCAGTCCTAAAGGTGCATGGAGGACTGTTTCCCCATTCCACTTTTACTGATTCCAAAAAGTTGAAAGTAGGACAATTGGTGGTCGCAATCGGAAATCCATACGGTTTCGAATCTACGGTCACGGCAGGAGTTGTGAGCGCTGTCGGACGAACATTAAGATCTCGTAATGGACGTTTGATAGACAATGTGATCCAAACAGACGCCGCGTTAAATCCGGGGAATTCAGGAGGCCCTTTAGTGGACTTCCAAGGAAGAGTGGTAGGAATTAATACTGCAATCATCCTTCCTGCCCAAGGGATTTGTTTTGCAGTCGCGTCTAACACCGCTGAATATGTGATCACTCGTTTAATCACGAGCGGAGCTGTTAAAAGAGGGTATTTAGGGATCGCTGGTCAAAATCAAAAAATCCCGACACTCACCAAGACTCTAAACAAGTTAGGCTCAGATTCCGGTATCTTGGTCTTATCTTTGGAGCCAGGTTCGCCCGCAGACCGTGCAGGGATACGGAACGGAGATCTGATCATAAACTTGGACGATAAAGAGATCCATACGATAGACGACCTTCATAAGATCTTAGATGAGACTTCGATTGGAAGAAAACTTGGAATTCGTTTATTAAGAGAAGGGTCCATCAGAAGTTTCTTCATCGAACCCGGGGAACTGAAGTAG
- a CDS encoding pirin family protein, which yields MEAVVHKANTRGRVDFGWLKSNHTFSFGSYMNPERIRFGSLRVLNDDIVAPGRGFDPHPHQDMEIISIPIRGALEHKDSIGTSGVITSGEVQVMSAGTGIVHSEYNHSETDPVNFLQIWVIPEKRGAQPRYDQKKFLPEDRKNKFQVVVSPKESAEGLWINQNAWFSLGNAEAGKELQYESRNKNGGVYAFLISGKVNINGTELFSRDGAGFPRTDLLKVSALEDSELLLMDVPEIQ from the coding sequence ATGGAAGCGGTAGTTCATAAGGCAAACACGAGAGGGAGAGTGGATTTCGGTTGGTTGAAATCGAACCATACATTTTCTTTCGGAAGCTATATGAATCCGGAAAGGATCAGATTTGGTTCTTTGCGTGTTTTGAACGACGATATCGTAGCCCCGGGCAGAGGTTTCGATCCGCATCCTCACCAAGATATGGAAATTATCTCTATACCGATCAGAGGTGCGTTGGAGCACAAGGATAGTATCGGAACTTCGGGAGTGATCACCTCCGGAGAAGTACAGGTAATGTCTGCAGGAACCGGGATCGTTCATTCGGAGTACAATCATTCCGAAACGGATCCTGTGAACTTCTTACAGATCTGGGTGATACCTGAAAAAAGGGGAGCACAACCTCGATACGACCAAAAAAAATTCCTTCCGGAAGATAGGAAGAATAAGTTCCAAGTGGTTGTATCTCCTAAAGAGTCTGCAGAAGGACTATGGATCAACCAAAACGCATGGTTTTCTTTAGGAAACGCGGAAGCAGGAAAAGAACTGCAATACGAGTCCAGGAATAAGAACGGAGGAGTTTACGCTTTTCTAATATCCGGAAAAGTGAATATTAACGGGACCGAACTTTTTTCTCGAGACGGTGCGGGTTTTCCTAGAACGGATCTTTTGAAAGTAAGCGCTTTGGAAGATTCCGAACTTCTTCTCATGGATGTTCCTGAGATCCAGTAA
- a CDS encoding sulfate/molybdate ABC transporter ATP-binding protein has product MSIEIRNVSKRFGKFQALDQVDLTIPDGNLVALLGPSGSGKTTLLRIIAGLDTPDEGEVLFNGEKSKSKNSKDRGVGFVFQHYALFRHMTIFENIAFGLKVRPRSTRPSKEEIQEKVFQLLKLVQLENFHARFPFELSGGQRQRVALARALAIEPKFLLLDEPFGALDAKVRKELRTWLRRLHDEIHITSVFVTHDQEEALEVSDSIVILRSGKIEQIGTPDEVYNKPKTPFVFHFLGDVNLFHGRIHEGTAKIGDLDVATPEHSDVVDKEGVAYVRPYDVEISRSSTQGIPAEIQYIHSTGRNVRIELKRLDSGTLIESLLDQSTFKELNLLPGETVYLRIKKAKVYVEYMEDFSI; this is encoded by the coding sequence ATGTCTATTGAAATTCGAAATGTAAGCAAACGATTCGGAAAATTCCAGGCTTTGGATCAAGTGGATTTAACTATTCCGGACGGAAACCTAGTCGCATTACTCGGACCTTCCGGAAGTGGAAAAACCACTCTTCTTAGGATCATCGCCGGATTAGATACCCCGGACGAGGGAGAAGTATTATTCAATGGAGAAAAATCCAAGTCCAAAAATTCAAAGGACAGAGGAGTAGGATTCGTATTCCAACATTACGCGCTCTTTCGCCATATGACGATTTTTGAAAATATCGCATTCGGTTTGAAAGTCCGTCCAAGATCCACAAGGCCGTCAAAGGAAGAGATCCAAGAGAAAGTATTCCAACTTTTGAAGTTGGTACAATTGGAAAATTTCCATGCAAGATTTCCTTTCGAATTATCCGGAGGGCAAAGACAAAGGGTAGCTTTAGCAAGAGCCTTAGCGATAGAACCTAAGTTTTTGCTTTTGGACGAACCTTTCGGAGCCTTGGATGCAAAGGTCAGGAAAGAGTTACGCACATGGCTCAGAAGACTCCATGATGAGATCCACATCACAAGCGTATTCGTAACCCACGACCAGGAAGAAGCATTAGAGGTCAGCGACTCGATAGTTATATTAAGATCCGGTAAAATAGAACAGATTGGTACGCCTGACGAGGTTTATAATAAACCTAAAACACCTTTCGTTTTCCATTTTTTAGGAGACGTGAACCTATTTCACGGAAGGATCCACGAAGGGACTGCGAAGATAGGCGACCTGGATGTAGCTACTCCGGAACATTCGGACGTAGTAGATAAGGAAGGGGTTGCCTACGTTAGACCTTATGATGTGGAAATTTCCAGATCTTCTACCCAAGGTATCCCAGCGGAAATCCAATACATCCATTCCACTGGCAGAAATGTTCGGATTGAATTGAAACGTTTGGATTCGGGAACTTTAATCGAGTCATTACTGGACCAATCTACTTTTAAAGAATTAAATCTACTGCCGGGCGAGACGGTTTATCTCAGGATCAAAAAAGCGAAAGTATATGTGGAATATATGGAAGATTTTTCGATCTGA
- a CDS encoding DUF445 family protein codes for MGPYGNKPYSKLQFISNSLLVLFGSILLWGLWQKWSLYVWGNIFIHGLEGGLVGAICDWFAVWKTYKAVESESETIAEEIGNWVSSDLISEHKLRSYLDGILDDPENIQAIRELLDKHIKGEKEVREFLNLIWDKIEEDIVLYVSNFKFSGADKQILHELNSRKEILSTVRFLVGETLMKVSDHQDFGERIQRITKGLSFLAKPLIWLIDPRKRIKEFGEGLKEGKDFETEEEEVLFELYSIFSECVELYIGSWNELPVSRREEAVRALADFGREQLNRLISEVVLTHKEEISKLENLREYGPIRSFLEFLSSKTNESVSVYVGEQISKGLKLLEPKQFRENLELKTRRVLEKIRINGSLLGFLVGSAIGCIVLLFEGKLGL; via the coding sequence ATGGGACCGTACGGCAATAAACCGTACTCCAAACTTCAGTTCATTTCGAATTCACTTTTAGTGTTGTTCGGAAGCATTCTGCTATGGGGGCTCTGGCAAAAATGGAGCCTTTATGTTTGGGGAAATATTTTTATACACGGTTTAGAAGGCGGACTCGTCGGAGCGATCTGCGATTGGTTTGCAGTTTGGAAGACCTATAAGGCAGTCGAGTCCGAAAGTGAGACAATCGCGGAAGAAATCGGAAATTGGGTATCTTCCGACTTGATCAGCGAACATAAATTAAGATCTTATTTGGACGGGATTTTGGATGACCCGGAAAACATCCAGGCGATCAGAGAACTTCTAGACAAACATATAAAGGGAGAAAAAGAAGTCAGGGAATTTTTGAACCTGATCTGGGACAAAATAGAAGAAGATATCGTATTATATGTTTCTAATTTTAAATTTTCAGGTGCAGATAAACAAATCTTACATGAATTGAATAGTCGCAAAGAGATCCTGTCCACTGTTAGGTTTTTGGTTGGAGAAACTTTAATGAAGGTTTCGGATCATCAAGATTTTGGAGAAAGGATCCAAAGGATCACAAAGGGACTTTCTTTTCTGGCAAAACCTTTGATCTGGCTCATCGATCCAAGGAAAAGGATAAAAGAATTCGGAGAAGGTCTAAAAGAAGGAAAAGATTTCGAAACGGAAGAGGAAGAAGTTCTGTTCGAACTGTATTCCATATTCTCCGAATGTGTTGAATTATATATCGGTTCTTGGAACGAGTTGCCGGTTTCCAGAAGGGAAGAAGCTGTCCGTGCCTTAGCTGATTTCGGCAGAGAACAATTGAATCGACTCATCAGCGAAGTGGTTCTCACTCATAAGGAAGAAATTTCCAAATTGGAAAATTTGAGAGAATACGGGCCAATCCGCTCCTTCTTGGAATTCTTAAGTTCTAAAACAAACGAATCCGTTTCAGTATACGTGGGAGAGCAAATCTCTAAAGGGCTGAAATTATTGGAGCCCAAACAATTCAGAGAAAATTTAGAACTAAAGACCAGAAGAGTCCTGGAGAAGATCAGGATTAACGGAAGTTTATTAGGTTTTTTAGTTGGATCTGCGATAGGATGTATCGTCTTATTATTCGAAGGAAAATTAGGATTATAA
- the cysW gene encoding sulfate ABC transporter permease subunit CysW has translation MKETESVWIRSALIISVLILAFVILILPITVVFLEAFAQGWGAYLQGLQDSDTISAMLMTLKVAGIAVPLNTAFGLVAAFLLTRFEFPGKNILLTIIDSPFAVSPVISGLIFLLLFGKQGWMGDILEEWNIKIVFNTPGLVIATVFITLPFVARELIPLMQSQGKEEEEAGILLGASLYQTFIKIIIPNIKWGLLYGLILCNARAMGEFGAVSVLSGHIRGKTNTLPLQIEMLYNEYNSVGAFSAASVLVFLSLLTLLLKTILERNLHRKEELEIPETAGLGKEKSTNVQVSKS, from the coding sequence ATGAAAGAAACTGAATCCGTTTGGATCCGCTCTGCTTTGATCATTTCGGTCTTAATACTTGCATTCGTAATTCTCATACTGCCGATCACAGTAGTATTCTTGGAAGCTTTCGCTCAAGGTTGGGGAGCCTATCTGCAAGGATTACAAGATAGTGATACGATCTCTGCTATGCTAATGACATTGAAGGTAGCGGGGATCGCAGTTCCTTTGAACACAGCATTCGGATTAGTTGCAGCCTTTCTTTTAACAAGGTTCGAGTTCCCGGGCAAAAATATCCTACTAACGATCATAGATTCTCCTTTTGCGGTCTCTCCGGTCATTTCCGGACTTATTTTCCTATTACTTTTCGGAAAACAAGGATGGATGGGAGATATATTAGAAGAATGGAATATTAAGATCGTATTCAATACCCCGGGACTCGTGATCGCGACCGTATTTATTACACTTCCTTTTGTCGCCAGAGAGTTAATCCCTCTCATGCAAAGCCAGGGAAAAGAAGAAGAGGAAGCCGGGATTTTGCTCGGAGCTTCCCTTTACCAAACATTTATTAAAATTATCATCCCGAATATCAAATGGGGACTTTTATACGGGCTCATACTTTGTAATGCAAGAGCCATGGGAGAATTCGGAGCTGTTTCCGTATTGTCCGGACATATCCGAGGAAAGACTAACACTCTTCCCCTACAGATAGAAATGTTATATAACGAGTATAATTCTGTGGGAGCATTTTCTGCCGCATCGGTGCTTGTATTTCTTTCTCTTCTTACCCTACTCTTAAAAACGATCTTGGAAAGAAATCTTCATCGCAAAGAAGAACTAGAGATCCCGGAAACAGCTGGTCTCGGAAAAGAAAAAAGCACAAATGTTCAGGTTTCCAAATCCTAG
- a CDS encoding sulfate ABC transporter substrate-binding protein, with amino-acid sequence MKAKLNISVVRSIAKGIGALALTGIFSLSAYANDTLLNVSFDPTRELYEEINKKFVESWKKKSGKDLTIQQSHGGSGKQARAVIDGLEADVVTLALAYDIDSIVANGGSVSKDWEKAFPNHSTPYYSTIVFLVRKGNPKAIKDWDDVVKPGIGVITPNPKTSGGARWNYLAAWGFAKKKYKTEEKAIEFVRNLYKNTSVLDTGARGSTTTFVQRGIGDVLLAWENEAELALSESRKANGGTAGFEVVYPSTSILAETPVAIVEKVTAKKGTTELAKAYLEFLYTKEGQEIIAKHFFRPNDAAILKANIAKFPKLQLFDVRSIEGSWAAAHKKHFADGGLFDSIYGEAKK; translated from the coding sequence ATGAAAGCAAAATTAAATATATCTGTAGTCCGGTCAATCGCCAAAGGAATCGGCGCTCTGGCTTTAACCGGTATCTTCTCCTTATCGGCTTATGCGAATGATACCCTATTAAACGTTTCTTTCGACCCAACTAGAGAACTTTACGAAGAAATTAACAAGAAATTCGTAGAGTCTTGGAAGAAGAAGTCAGGCAAAGATCTGACCATCCAACAATCCCACGGCGGATCAGGAAAACAAGCCAGAGCGGTAATCGATGGATTAGAAGCGGATGTAGTAACCTTGGCACTCGCTTATGATATCGATAGCATAGTTGCGAACGGTGGATCCGTTTCTAAGGATTGGGAGAAAGCATTCCCGAATCATTCGACTCCGTATTATTCTACTATTGTTTTCTTAGTTAGAAAAGGAAACCCTAAGGCGATCAAAGATTGGGATGATGTTGTAAAACCCGGGATCGGAGTGATTACACCTAACCCTAAAACTTCAGGCGGAGCTCGCTGGAACTATTTAGCTGCTTGGGGATTTGCTAAGAAAAAATATAAAACGGAAGAAAAGGCGATCGAATTCGTCAGAAATCTCTATAAGAACACTTCCGTTCTGGACACAGGTGCAAGAGGATCCACTACTACATTCGTTCAAAGAGGAATCGGTGATGTTCTTCTTGCTTGGGAGAATGAGGCAGAACTGGCCCTATCCGAATCCAGAAAAGCAAACGGTGGAACGGCGGGGTTCGAAGTGGTTTATCCAAGCACCAGTATCCTTGCAGAAACTCCTGTAGCAATCGTCGAAAAAGTAACCGCTAAAAAGGGAACTACCGAACTTGCAAAAGCTTATTTGGAATTCTTATACACCAAAGAAGGGCAAGAAATCATCGCGAAACATTTCTTTCGTCCAAACGATGCGGCTATATTAAAAGCGAATATTGCAAAATTCCCTAAACTTCAATTATTCGATGTAAGAAGTATTGAAGGTTCCTGGGCGGCAGCTCATAAAAAACATTTCGCTGACGGCGGTCTTTTCGACTCCATCTACGGCGAAGCAAAGAAGTAA
- a CDS encoding PP2C family protein-serine/threonine phosphatase produces the protein MEHFFPILNAFLILSFRIRLKRIFFQMKKAITFLILIYLPFFFSGCSESSAKVEHPAIVQGVLELKNYDLEEQGPILLSGLWKFRWLYWKSSGLESQNSYEVVSVPSSWNGKNGSRLGEGYGTYELSLKLNRNYGELAFILQEQSSSYFLYVNGKLLASCGEVEFPSSSDITIFEVKPAWCNKLVKFTPEVEDLTIDVQIANRDHRLGGFWAPIRFGTASSMEKTWNAERFLDLFLAGGLFCIGLLHLIYAAVRKGESASMYFGTFCLIMAARGLFSGTRIISEYIDFLKYHHYVRIEYVTFYLAIPVFLSYILSVFPRELKRILVDLVWWIAVGACIVVLVFPVRIFTFTITVYYLVAFLAGTLGLFSLTKAALRRRKGALIILAGFVFIYAAMIHDILYATFYLDTGYFTNIGAFVFIVAQSVFLSIRSSESLDRLLDLSRNLERRVEERTKQLRNALRLIQNDLNVAREIQKGLLNLEDTAEKKIGKIKFGILHKPLAEVGGDLYDITELPNGKIRIFLADAPGHGIQAALITILIRSIYEDLRLKEESPGKLLSAIGSLFHGKFGNVSTFFSASILEISSDGKKLTLSLAGSPPVLVQNKDEEHIIECENPLVGLLENFHFEDKEVSLTPGFRILCFTDGLTESSRLPGDFYGIERVLASLRNGDSQSLEELLSGIQEDLFRFLGSSEPKDDILVLGIEDQRS, from the coding sequence TTGGAACATTTTTTTCCTATTTTGAACGCTTTTTTGATTCTATCCTTCAGAATTCGTTTAAAGCGGATTTTCTTCCAAATGAAAAAGGCAATCACCTTCTTAATTCTGATCTATCTTCCATTCTTCTTTTCGGGATGTTCCGAATCTTCGGCAAAAGTAGAACATCCCGCTATCGTGCAGGGAGTGCTCGAGTTAAAAAATTATGATCTGGAAGAGCAGGGGCCGATTTTACTTTCCGGACTTTGGAAATTCAGATGGTTGTATTGGAAAAGTTCCGGCTTAGAAAGCCAGAATTCTTACGAAGTAGTTAGCGTACCTTCTTCTTGGAATGGAAAGAACGGATCCAGATTGGGGGAAGGTTACGGGACCTACGAACTATCTCTCAAACTAAATCGAAATTATGGCGAGCTTGCATTTATACTGCAAGAGCAAAGTTCCTCTTACTTTTTATATGTGAACGGCAAACTTTTGGCCTCTTGCGGAGAAGTCGAATTCCCTTCTTCTTCGGACATCACAATTTTCGAAGTCAAACCTGCCTGGTGTAATAAGCTCGTGAAGTTCACTCCTGAAGTAGAAGATCTGACGATAGACGTGCAGATCGCGAACAGGGACCATAGGTTGGGAGGTTTTTGGGCGCCGATCCGGTTCGGGACCGCCTCCAGTATGGAGAAGACTTGGAATGCGGAAAGATTTTTGGATCTGTTCTTAGCAGGGGGACTTTTCTGTATAGGTTTATTACATCTTATTTATGCCGCAGTTAGAAAGGGAGAATCCGCCTCCATGTATTTCGGCACGTTTTGTTTGATCATGGCGGCCCGCGGACTTTTTTCAGGGACAAGGATCATTTCAGAATATATTGATTTTCTAAAGTATCATCACTATGTTCGGATAGAATACGTTACGTTTTACCTTGCGATCCCTGTTTTTTTGAGTTATATACTTTCCGTTTTCCCGAGAGAATTAAAAAGAATACTGGTAGATTTGGTCTGGTGGATCGCGGTCGGCGCTTGTATCGTGGTTTTAGTATTCCCGGTTAGGATATTCACATTTACAATTACTGTTTATTATCTGGTCGCATTTCTTGCAGGAACGCTTGGATTATTCTCTCTTACTAAAGCTGCGTTAAGAAGAAGGAAGGGCGCTCTCATCATACTTGCCGGTTTCGTGTTTATATATGCGGCAATGATCCACGATATCTTATACGCAACATTCTATCTGGATACGGGATATTTTACCAATATCGGAGCATTCGTATTTATAGTAGCACAATCAGTATTCTTATCCATTAGAAGTTCCGAAAGTTTGGATAGACTTTTGGATCTTTCCAGAAATTTGGAAAGAAGGGTGGAAGAAAGGACCAAACAACTTAGAAACGCGCTTCGTCTTATCCAAAACGATCTGAATGTCGCAAGGGAGATCCAAAAAGGACTCTTAAATTTGGAAGACACCGCCGAAAAAAAGATCGGAAAGATCAAATTCGGTATCTTGCATAAACCATTGGCGGAAGTAGGCGGAGACCTTTACGATATAACAGAACTTCCGAACGGAAAGATCCGAATCTTCTTAGCGGATGCACCAGGACACGGAATACAAGCTGCGCTCATTACGATCTTGATCCGAAGTATATATGAGGATTTGAGATTAAAAGAAGAAAGTCCCGGAAAATTACTCTCTGCGATAGGGTCTTTGTTCCATGGTAAATTTGGAAATGTGTCCACATTTTTCTCCGCATCCATTTTGGAAATTTCTAGTGACGGAAAAAAACTCACTCTTTCTCTCGCGGGATCTCCTCCGGTTTTAGTCCAGAACAAAGACGAAGAACATATAATCGAATGTGAAAACCCGTTAGTGGGTCTTTTGGAAAATTTCCATTTCGAAGATAAGGAGGTCTCGCTCACTCCGGGATTTAGGATACTTTGTTTTACGGACGGATTGACCGAGTCTTCCAGGTTGCCCGGAGATTTTTATGGAATAGAAAGAGTATTGGCCTCTCTCAGAAATGGAGACTCTCAAAGTTTAGAAGAATTATTAAGCGGCATCCAAGAAGATTTATTCAGATTTTTAGGAAGCTCGGAACCCAAAGACGATATACTAGTCTTAGGAATCGAAGACCAACGTTCCTAA
- a CDS encoding putative quinol monooxygenase, producing the protein MIVTVSSYKILPERIQEFQEISSELSKESLKENGVLRFDLLQNDGDEGRFLIIEAYESESKRKSHLETPHFVNWRRTVPEMFSQGTTTVYYKPVSPKPEDWKK; encoded by the coding sequence ATGATCGTTACAGTCTCTTCTTACAAAATACTTCCGGAAAGGATCCAAGAATTTCAGGAAATCAGCAGTGAACTTTCAAAAGAATCCCTCAAAGAGAACGGTGTTCTCAGATTTGATCTGCTACAAAACGACGGAGACGAAGGTAGATTTCTGATCATAGAAGCTTATGAAAGTGAATCCAAACGTAAGTCTCATCTGGAAACCCCTCATTTTGTGAATTGGCGAAGGACAGTTCCGGAAATGTTTTCCCAAGGAACTACTACTGTTTATTATAAACCTGTATCTCCGAAGCCGGAAGATTGGAAAAAATAA